From a region of the Streptacidiphilus albus JL83 genome:
- a CDS encoding FG-GAP-like repeat-containing protein — protein MSQRNRRRSAAAIATTLLAAAFSLLPMTGASAATGFNACPRGYVCGWSGTEGTGQLYKTKSSEPTLGAWSDRIRSYWNRSSEDACLYSKADYSFYGGGIYFDDEAGQGATGYDSSLDRAIKSIKMVATDRERYTTAWPAWYAVKSPKPMGFGDLNNDGTADLVARDDAGRLWSVSGTNGSARYLGSGWNGMNLIIRHGDLNGDGREDVLARTDGGNLFLHPGLGNGTVGAGHWISGGWNQYTALTGVGDFTGNGKDDLVGRTANGSLYLIPGRGNGTFGPRTLIGRGFNQFTAIVGAGDLNGDGHPDLIARASNGHLRAFYGNGRGGLASSRLISTANWNRFTSFVALGDATGDGKPDLVGLSGEDPSGNLGVGYLMPGNGSGGYAAWQVINMDWWGLNGIF, from the coding sequence ATGAGCCAGCGCAACCGGCGAAGGAGTGCGGCCGCGATCGCCACGACGTTGCTGGCGGCAGCGTTCTCACTGTTGCCCATGACCGGGGCCTCGGCCGCAACCGGCTTCAATGCCTGTCCGCGAGGCTACGTATGCGGCTGGAGCGGTACCGAGGGCACCGGGCAGCTCTACAAGACCAAGAGCAGCGAACCGACCCTCGGCGCCTGGTCGGACCGTATCCGCTCGTACTGGAACCGGAGCAGTGAGGACGCCTGCCTGTACTCGAAGGCCGACTACTCCTTCTACGGCGGCGGCATCTACTTCGACGACGAGGCCGGACAGGGAGCCACTGGTTACGACTCCAGCCTGGACCGTGCCATCAAGTCCATCAAGATGGTCGCCACCGACCGGGAGCGCTACACCACAGCGTGGCCCGCGTGGTATGCGGTCAAGTCCCCCAAGCCGATGGGTTTCGGCGACCTGAACAACGACGGGACTGCGGACCTGGTCGCCCGCGACGACGCCGGTCGGCTGTGGTCCGTCTCCGGGACCAACGGCAGCGCCCGCTATCTGGGCTCCGGCTGGAACGGCATGAACCTCATCATCCGCCACGGCGACCTCAACGGCGACGGCCGCGAGGACGTCCTGGCTCGGACCGACGGCGGCAATCTGTTTCTGCATCCCGGTCTCGGCAACGGCACCGTCGGCGCGGGACACTGGATCAGCGGCGGCTGGAACCAGTACACCGCCCTCACCGGAGTCGGCGACTTCACCGGCAACGGCAAGGACGACCTGGTAGGCCGCACCGCGAACGGCTCGCTGTACCTGATCCCCGGGCGCGGCAACGGTACTTTCGGGCCGCGCACGCTCATCGGCCGCGGCTTCAACCAGTTCACGGCGATCGTCGGCGCCGGCGACCTCAATGGCGACGGCCACCCCGACCTGATCGCCCGCGCCTCCAACGGCCACCTGCGGGCCTTCTACGGCAACGGCCGCGGCGGCCTCGCATCATCCCGCCTGATCAGCACAGCCAACTGGAACCGTTTCACCTCCTTCGTCGCCCTCGGTGACGCCACCGGCGACGGCAAGCCGGACCTGGTGGGCCTGTCGGGAGAGGACCCCAGCGGCAACCTCGGCGTCGGCTACCTGATGCCGGGCAACGGCAGCGGTGGCTACGCCGCCTGGCAGGTCATCAATATGGACTGGTGGGGCCTCAACGGCATCTTCTGA